In Methanosarcina siciliae T4/M, one genomic interval encodes:
- a CDS encoding serine O-acetyltransferase: MNYVLFRLHRMSIHFGYSIPLNVFGPGLCIAHRGTIVVNKDARVGENCRIHACTNIGSGREYDFLAPKIGNDVYIGPGAKIFGNIEIADHIAIGANSVVNKSFYEKGISIAGVPAKKINNKGSEGMVTDATKIISVPSRQETIDHAIVTEHIN, translated from the coding sequence TTGAACTATGTATTATTTAGATTGCATAGAATGAGCATCCATTTCGGATACAGCATTCCGCTAAATGTTTTTGGGCCAGGATTATGCATAGCTCATAGAGGAACAATTGTTGTAAATAAAGATGCCAGAGTTGGAGAGAACTGCAGAATACACGCCTGCACCAATATAGGATCTGGCAGAGAATACGATTTTCTAGCACCAAAAATAGGAAACGATGTATATATCGGTCCTGGAGCCAAAATCTTTGGAAATATTGAAATTGCAGATCATATTGCAATAGGGGCAAATTCCGTAGTCAATAAATCCTTTTATGAAAAAGGGATTTCAATAGCAGGCGTTCCTGCTAAAAAAATAAATAATAAAGGATCAGAGGGAATGGTAACTGATGCTACAAAAATTATTTCCGTCCCCTCTCGGCAGGAAACTATTGACCACGCAATTGTAACTGAACACATTAATTAA
- a CDS encoding winged helix-turn-helix transcriptional regulator has protein sequence MNLKAIRLIFAGTKFGKKLTICLLFFLLTTTAGATEYIVSPCTSDQAGVSVNGEEVVLLEDTIEPYWHFLLWLTVMNILSVVDMLILPAKFLFAILGFRITECADVFENSNRARIYEYIKTRPGAYLGEIIEKAGLNRGAVRYHIKILKAHHKIEAYSESGKTRYFQNNSTYGEGEKKVVSALQNSTNQRIISEIQNGKCNTNLDLAREIGVSRATISWYVKNLKETGLIDETRSGRSIIYSINPSYETLIEKYG, from the coding sequence GTGAATCTGAAAGCTATACGTTTAATCTTTGCCGGCACCAAGTTTGGAAAAAAGCTTACCATTTGCCTTCTCTTTTTTCTTTTAACAACTACAGCCGGGGCTACGGAATATATTGTAAGCCCGTGTACAAGTGATCAGGCCGGAGTTTCAGTTAACGGAGAAGAGGTAGTATTACTTGAAGACACAATAGAACCATACTGGCATTTTCTACTCTGGTTAACTGTAATGAACATACTGTCAGTAGTAGATATGCTGATCCTTCCTGCAAAGTTTCTTTTCGCAATCCTAGGGTTCCGGATTACGGAGTGTGCAGATGTCTTTGAGAACTCTAACCGCGCAAGAATCTACGAATATATAAAAACCAGACCCGGAGCTTACCTGGGTGAAATTATAGAAAAAGCAGGACTAAACAGGGGAGCAGTTCGTTATCACATCAAGATCCTGAAAGCCCATCACAAGATAGAAGCCTACAGTGAATCCGGGAAAACTAGATATTTCCAGAACAATTCAACTTATGGTGAAGGAGAGAAAAAAGTTGTTTCTGCGCTTCAAAATTCCACGAATCAAAGAATAATTTCAGAAATACAGAACGGTAAATGTAACACAAACCTGGATCTTGCGCGTGAAATCGGAGTTTCCAGGGCCACGATCAGCTGGTATGTGAAAAATCTTAAGGAAACAGGTCTCATAGATGAAACAAGAAGTGGAAGAAGTATAATTTACAGCATAAATCCTTCATACGAGACTTTGATAGAAAAATATGGATGA
- a CDS encoding DUF5050 domain-containing protein, protein MLRTLKISLFVILLISSISTCFAASSENLNVSVEEIIPVSQIVTPYFDSLVDSSKTGIKEQPLFYGSWSPDSSRLLVKASLNSQYGATLHAIYMLNADGTGIREIVSTPNNTGEKSLGLNEMGWSPDGNRIGIITGIPRVRDLYVLADPDKTLIKTAGKCNYTTVDEIGENILDLDWQTNLKWNPEGTKALIIMDQHPLSYQLYLLDPDGYVLRKLTDTSESDRVRTALWSHDGKKIAYSITSTTGQTTDEETGLWIINENGTENERLTDNGIAIAWSPDDSRVFYIDEIFGLYSIKVDGTDEVQLSTDFARGDDVFSFSPDGKSLIFSTVNYDGVTIFLADSTGKNAKVLEEFPGYIVFNPSWSPKGDKIAYTHSQDSNLYTINPDGSGKNLIASAITEYEWHPSGDFISFVSSASVFVASPDGSTKIQLTEDDNNYRFLADRYRNGWSPDGSRLLVSQGGFKSLFVIELEGYEDPLSIDFLTPIEGENCELRVRCMSEPVADALLTLDEQEIGFTNNSGILNYSCPAAGRYVINASKTGYRSASKVLIVEDNSSASPEKSVVSGTSSDPSSDSENEGTSGSVFQVSGFRGTTVVLFLLFFICRRNFP, encoded by the coding sequence ATGCTAAGGACACTGAAAATAAGCCTATTCGTAATCCTCCTAATTTCAAGCATATCCACATGTTTTGCAGCTTCATCCGAAAATCTCAATGTAAGCGTTGAAGAAATTATACCTGTATCACAAATAGTGACTCCTTATTTTGACAGTCTTGTAGATTCCTCGAAAACCGGCATCAAAGAACAACCATTGTTTTATGGCTCATGGAGTCCCGATAGTAGCAGATTGCTGGTAAAAGCATCTCTCAACTCTCAGTATGGAGCTACTCTTCATGCAATTTATATGCTAAACGCAGATGGAACCGGAATTCGGGAAATCGTATCAACTCCAAACAATACGGGTGAAAAATCCCTGGGCCTGAACGAGATGGGATGGAGTCCGGATGGAAATCGAATCGGAATTATTACAGGTATTCCCAGAGTAAGGGACTTATATGTGCTTGCAGACCCCGATAAAACACTGATCAAGACTGCAGGTAAGTGTAATTACACGACAGTTGATGAAATTGGGGAAAATATTCTGGATCTTGATTGGCAAACTAATCTTAAGTGGAATCCGGAAGGCACAAAGGCTCTTATAATAATGGATCAGCATCCTCTAAGTTATCAATTATACTTACTTGACCCGGACGGTTATGTGCTCCGGAAACTTACAGATACATCTGAATCTGATCGCGTACGGACTGCACTCTGGAGTCATGATGGCAAAAAAATAGCATATAGTATAACCAGCACAACTGGTCAGACTACAGACGAAGAAACCGGGCTCTGGATTATAAACGAAAATGGAACGGAGAATGAGAGACTGACGGATAACGGGATAGCAATTGCCTGGAGTCCTGATGACAGCAGAGTGTTTTATATTGATGAAATTTTCGGTCTCTATTCAATTAAGGTCGATGGGACTGATGAAGTTCAACTTTCAACGGATTTTGCCAGGGGTGATGATGTTTTTAGTTTCAGCCCGGATGGAAAAAGCCTGATTTTCAGTACTGTAAACTATGATGGAGTCACTATATTTCTGGCAGATTCTACAGGAAAAAATGCAAAAGTGCTTGAAGAGTTTCCAGGATATATTGTCTTCAATCCAAGCTGGAGCCCAAAAGGAGATAAAATAGCTTATACACATTCACAGGACAGTAACCTTTATACAATAAACCCTGATGGAAGTGGAAAAAACCTTATCGCATCAGCAATAACCGAGTATGAATGGCACCCTTCAGGAGACTTTATCAGTTTTGTTTCATCAGCTTCTGTTTTTGTTGCAAGCCCGGACGGATCAACAAAAATACAACTTACTGAAGATGATAATAATTATAGGTTTCTGGCAGATAGGTATCGGAATGGCTGGAGTCCTGATGGGAGCAGATTGCTTGTGTCTCAAGGCGGGTTCAAAAGTTTATTCGTAATAGAACTCGAAGGATATGAAGATCCTCTCTCCATTGATTTCTTGACGCCCATAGAGGGAGAAAACTGCGAGCTAAGAGTTCGTTGCATGTCGGAACCTGTTGCAGATGCCCTTCTGACCCTTGACGAACAAGAAATTGGTTTTACCAACAACTCAGGCATTCTGAACTATAGCTGTCCTGCTGCAGGCAGGTATGTGATAAATGCCAGCAAAACAGGATACAGGTCAGCAAGCAAAGTTCTTATCGTGGAAGATAACTCCTCTGCATCTCCTGAAAAATCAGTAGTTTCGGGAACATCCTCTGATCCGTCTTCTGATTCAGAAAATGAGGGAACTTCAGGATCTGTATTTCAGGTTTCGGGCTTCAGAGGGACTACTGTAGTCCTGTTCCTTCTTTTTTTCATCTGTAGGAGGAATTTTCCGTGA